In the genome of Leguminivora glycinivorella isolate SPB_JAAS2020 chromosome 21, LegGlyc_1.1, whole genome shotgun sequence, one region contains:
- the LOC125237406 gene encoding uncharacterized protein LOC125237406 isoform X3, whose product MSGMTGASMLRTRRKDVNLKPNRKLDRKSSRGMLFENEELRLRTININAEVERGQSDIKKLKRENDQLKREISALRYEYDRLDRLLRDRKSSPDNSDDSASVCSACPECASVGSGRVFHDLEAVPEEGEEGNKSGVESPCTCDDCQRPEDIPITKQPTSTQMTPMMPTTAPNTQTQAPERPVDVLIHDNQEPQYFHSVTSPPYHVTTPPPPGFVLAPYQPPRFHTGGNVEDLLGDVQNTPTIQTTFIQQNSVFMCEKKVLQKCCCQKREPAPTTSQDEKQKSYVTEKNIELTYDYPRNTPVNAANVAPSPKSGDEHTTTTTEVASTVVFVERRIPVKPKKFDFFFRSRSAPVGDHEEPIYATVNKLPKRLRRMELANLEKEVAYKSAEPDSSTRTELTLKTDSESQVPHPDDDTSRSEREKSTVPQRPDSPKAKKRKRFSLTFKKRERKRKEKKDKKKETKNGVAKVPVIESDNERLIDKEQEKPKLCTRHRPRNTLSSSSSGPRYKRDSYQEMTTSHSEHERTNSVCSSVNSLASACTHKSRKLSAPPIADGSIPWCGCWGAGCV is encoded by the exons ATGTCGGGCATGACTGGCGCGAGTATGCTGCGCACGCGACGCAAAGATGTCAACCTCAAACCCAACCGCAA GTTGGACCGCAAGTCGTCGCGTGGCATGCTCTTCGAGAACGAGGAGCTGCGTCTGCGCACCATCAACATTAACGCGGAAGTCGAGAGAG GGCAGTCAGACATAAAGAAGCTGAAGCGAGAGAATGACCAGCTAAAGCGAGAAATCTCCGCGCTCCGCTACGAGTATGACCGTCTTGACCGCCTGCTGCGCGACCGGAAATCTTCGCCTGACAACTCTGAC GACAGCGCGTCTGTATGCAGTGCGTGTCCCGAATGCGCCAGTGTCGGATCCGGGAGGGTGTTCCATGACCTTGAAGCAGTTCCGGAGGAGGGCGAGGAGGGGAATAAG AGCGGCGTTGAGTCCCCATGCACATGCGACGATTGCCAGCGGCCCGAAGACATTCCCATCACCAAACAACCGACCAGTACTCAGATGACACCCATGATGCCCACCACAGCTCCCAACACACAAACTCAAGCCCCAGAGCGGCCCGTCGATGTCCTCATACACGACAACCAGGAACCGCAGTACTTCCACAGTGTTACCTCTCCCCCCTACCACGTAACCACACCTCCCCCTCCAGGCTTCGTCCTCGCCCCATACCAACCCCCTCGATTCCACACAGGAGGAAACGTTGAAGACTTACTAGGAGATGTCCAAAACACACCTACGATACAAACTACCTTTATCCAGCAGAATTCCGTCTTCATGTGCGAAAAAAAGGTTTTACAAAAATGCTGCTGCCAGAAACGAGAACCGGCACCAACGACGTCGCAAGACGAAAAACAAAAGTCCTATGTGACGGAAAAGAATATAGAACTAACGTATGATTATCCGAGAAACACTCCAGTTAATGCAGCTAATGTAGCTCCTAGTCCTAAGTCTGGAGATGAGCATACAACAACTACAACAGAAGTGGCAAGCACAGTTGTTTTCGTCGAAAGAAGGATACCAGTGAAGCCAAAAAAGTTCGATTTCTTCTTCAGATCTCGATCAGCCCCAGTTGGAGACCACGAAGAACCTATATACGCTACTGTTAATAAATTACCAAAGAGATTAAGACGAATGGAATTAGCCAATTTAGAGAAAGAAGTAGCTTACAAATCTGCCGAACCAGATTCTTCAACGCGTACAGAGCTGACGTTAAAAACCGACTCAGAATCTCAAGTACCTCATCCAGATGACGATACCAGTAGATCTGAAAGAGAAAAGTCCACAGTCCCGCAAAGACCAGATTCTCCTAAAGCGAAGAAGCGGAAAAGATTCTCGCTGACTTTTAAAAAGAGGGAGAGAAAAAGAAAAGAGAAGAAGGATAAGAAGAAAGAGACGAAGAATGGTGTGGCGAAGGTGCCGGTGATAGAGAGTGATAATGAGCGGTTgatagataaggaacaggagaAGCCTAAGCTTTGCACGCGGCATCGGCCGAGGAACACGTTGTCATCGTCAAGCTCTGGCCCGCGGTACAAGCGGGATAGCTATCAG GAGATGACGACATCCCACTCTGAGCACGAGCGAACCAACAGTGTCTGCTCCTCAGTCAACTCTCTGGCGTCAGCGTGTACACACAAATCCAGGAAACTCTCCGCCCCACCCATCGCTGACGGTTCCATACCGTGGTGCGGATGCTGGGGCGCAGGATGTGTGTGA
- the LOC125237406 gene encoding uncharacterized protein LOC125237406 isoform X2, whose protein sequence is MLRTRRKDVNLKPNRKLDRKSSRGMLFENEELRLRTININAEVERGQSDIKKLKRENDQLKREISALRYEYDRLDRLLRDRKSSPDNSDDSASVCSACPECASVGSGRVFHDLEAVPEEGEEGNKKKQSLGKPWIPPTPKQTRRGAKQASTQTFSGVESPCTCDDCQRPEDIPITKQPTSTQMTPMMPTTAPNTQTQAPERPVDVLIHDNQEPQYFHSVTSPPYHVTTPPPPGFVLAPYQPPRFHTGGNVEDLLGDVQNTPTIQTTFIQQNSVFMCEKKVLQKCCCQKREPAPTTSQDEKQKSYVTEKNIELTYDYPRNTPVNAANVAPSPKSGDEHTTTTTEVASTVVFVERRIPVKPKKFDFFFRSRSAPVGDHEEPIYATVNKLPKRLRRMELANLEKEVAYKSAEPDSSTRTELTLKTDSESQVPHPDDDTSRSEREKSTVPQRPDSPKAKKRKRFSLTFKKRERKRKEKKDKKKETKNGVAKVPVIESDNERLIDKEQEKPKLCTRHRPRNTLSSSSSGPRYKRDSYQEMTTSHSEHERTNSVCSSVNSLASACTHKSRKLSAPPIADGSIPWCGCWGAGCV, encoded by the exons ATGCTGCGCACACGACGCAAAGATGTCAACCTCAAACCCAACCGCAA GTTGGACCGCAAGTCGTCGCGTGGCATGCTCTTCGAGAACGAGGAGCTGCGTCTGCGCACCATCAACATTAACGCGGAAGTCGAGAGAG GGCAGTCAGACATAAAGAAGCTGAAGCGAGAGAATGACCAGCTAAAGCGAGAAATCTCCGCGCTCCGCTACGAGTATGACCGTCTTGACCGCCTGCTGCGCGACCGGAAATCTTCGCCTGACAACTCTGAC GACAGCGCGTCTGTATGCAGTGCGTGTCCCGAATGCGCCAGTGTCGGATCCGGGAGGGTGTTCCATGACCTTGAAGCAGTTCCGGAGGAGGGCGAGGAGGGGAATAAG AAAAAGCAAAGTCTTGGAAAACCATGGATTCCACCCACTCCTAAGCAAACACGTCGCGGGGCTAAGCAAGCCTCAACGCAGACCTTT AGCGGCGTTGAGTCCCCATGCACATGCGACGATTGCCAGCGGCCCGAAGACATTCCCATCACCAAACAACCGACCAGTACTCAGATGACACCCATGATGCCCACCACAGCTCCCAACACACAAACTCAAGCCCCAGAGCGGCCCGTCGATGTCCTCATACACGACAACCAGGAACCGCAGTACTTCCACAGTGTTACCTCTCCCCCCTACCACGTAACCACACCTCCCCCTCCAGGCTTCGTCCTCGCCCCATACCAACCCCCTCGATTCCACACAGGAGGAAACGTTGAAGACTTACTAGGAGATGTCCAAAACACACCTACGATACAAACTACCTTTATCCAGCAGAATTCCGTCTTCATGTGCGAAAAAAAGGTTTTACAAAAATGCTGCTGCCAGAAACGAGAACCGGCACCAACGACGTCGCAAGACGAAAAACAAAAGTCCTATGTGACGGAAAAGAATATAGAACTAACGTATGATTATCCGAGAAACACTCCAGTTAATGCAGCTAATGTAGCTCCTAGTCCTAAGTCTGGAGATGAGCATACAACAACTACAACAGAAGTGGCAAGCACAGTTGTTTTCGTCGAAAGAAGGATACCAGTGAAGCCAAAAAAGTTCGATTTCTTCTTCAGATCTCGATCAGCCCCAGTTGGAGACCACGAAGAACCTATATACGCTACTGTTAATAAATTACCAAAGAGATTAAGACGAATGGAATTAGCCAATTTAGAGAAAGAAGTAGCTTACAAATCTGCCGAACCAGATTCTTCAACGCGTACAGAGCTGACGTTAAAAACCGACTCAGAATCTCAAGTACCTCATCCAGATGACGATACCAGTAGATCTGAAAGAGAAAAGTCCACAGTCCCGCAAAGACCAGATTCTCCTAAAGCGAAGAAGCGGAAAAGATTCTCGCTGACTTTTAAAAAGAGGGAGAGAAAAAGAAAAGAGAAGAAGGATAAGAAGAAAGAGACGAAGAATGGTGTGGCGAAGGTGCCGGTGATAGAGAGTGATAATGAGCGGTTgatagataaggaacaggagaAGCCTAAGCTTTGCACGCGGCATCGGCCGAGGAACACGTTGTCATCGTCAAGCTCTGGCCCGCGGTACAAGCGGGATAGCTATCAG GAGATGACGACATCCCACTCTGAGCACGAGCGAACCAACAGTGTCTGCTCCTCAGTCAACTCTCTGGCGTCAGCGTGTACACACAAATCCAGGAAACTCTCCGCCCCACCCATCGCTGACGGTTCCATACCGTGGTGCGGATGCTGGGGCGCAGGATGTGTGTGA
- the LOC125237406 gene encoding uncharacterized protein LOC125237406 isoform X5 has translation MTVLTACCATGNLRLTTLTASVCSACPECASVGSGRVFHDLEAVPEEGEEGNKSGVESPCTCDDCQRPEDIPITKQPTSTQMTPMMPTTAPNTQTQAPERPVDVLIHDNQEPQYFHSVTSPPYHVTTPPPPGFVLAPYQPPRFHTGGNVEDLLGDVQNTPTIQTTFIQQNSVFMCEKKVLQKCCCQKREPAPTTSQDEKQKSYVTEKNIELTYDYPRNTPVNAANVAPSPKSGDEHTTTTTEVASTVVFVERRIPVKPKKFDFFFRSRSAPVGDHEEPIYATVNKLPKRLRRMELANLEKEVAYKSAEPDSSTRTELTLKTDSESQVPHPDDDTSRSEREKSTVPQRPDSPKAKKRKRFSLTFKKRERKRKEKKDKKKETKNGVAKVPVIESDNERLIDKEQEKPKLCTRHRPRNTLSSSSSGPRYKRDSYQEMTTSHSEHERTNSVCSSVNSLASACTHKSRKLSAPPIADGSIPWCGCWGAGCV, from the exons ATGACCGTCTTGACCGCCTGCTGCGCGACCGGAAATCTTCGCCTGACAACTCTGAC CGCGTCTGTATGCAGTGCGTGTCCCGAATGCGCCAGTGTCGGATCCGGGAGGGTGTTCCATGACCTTGAAGCAGTTCCGGAGGAGGGCGAGGAGGGGAATAAG AGCGGCGTTGAGTCCCCATGCACATGCGACGATTGCCAGCGGCCCGAAGACATTCCCATCACCAAACAACCGACCAGTACTCAGATGACACCCATGATGCCCACCACAGCTCCCAACACACAAACTCAAGCCCCAGAGCGGCCCGTCGATGTCCTCATACACGACAACCAGGAACCGCAGTACTTCCACAGTGTTACCTCTCCCCCCTACCACGTAACCACACCTCCCCCTCCAGGCTTCGTCCTCGCCCCATACCAACCCCCTCGATTCCACACAGGAGGAAACGTTGAAGACTTACTAGGAGATGTCCAAAACACACCTACGATACAAACTACCTTTATCCAGCAGAATTCCGTCTTCATGTGCGAAAAAAAGGTTTTACAAAAATGCTGCTGCCAGAAACGAGAACCGGCACCAACGACGTCGCAAGACGAAAAACAAAAGTCCTATGTGACGGAAAAGAATATAGAACTAACGTATGATTATCCGAGAAACACTCCAGTTAATGCAGCTAATGTAGCTCCTAGTCCTAAGTCTGGAGATGAGCATACAACAACTACAACAGAAGTGGCAAGCACAGTTGTTTTCGTCGAAAGAAGGATACCAGTGAAGCCAAAAAAGTTCGATTTCTTCTTCAGATCTCGATCAGCCCCAGTTGGAGACCACGAAGAACCTATATACGCTACTGTTAATAAATTACCAAAGAGATTAAGACGAATGGAATTAGCCAATTTAGAGAAAGAAGTAGCTTACAAATCTGCCGAACCAGATTCTTCAACGCGTACAGAGCTGACGTTAAAAACCGACTCAGAATCTCAAGTACCTCATCCAGATGACGATACCAGTAGATCTGAAAGAGAAAAGTCCACAGTCCCGCAAAGACCAGATTCTCCTAAAGCGAAGAAGCGGAAAAGATTCTCGCTGACTTTTAAAAAGAGGGAGAGAAAAAGAAAAGAGAAGAAGGATAAGAAGAAAGAGACGAAGAATGGTGTGGCGAAGGTGCCGGTGATAGAGAGTGATAATGAGCGGTTgatagataaggaacaggagaAGCCTAAGCTTTGCACGCGGCATCGGCCGAGGAACACGTTGTCATCGTCAAGCTCTGGCCCGCGGTACAAGCGGGATAGCTATCAG GAGATGACGACATCCCACTCTGAGCACGAGCGAACCAACAGTGTCTGCTCCTCAGTCAACTCTCTGGCGTCAGCGTGTACACACAAATCCAGGAAACTCTCCGCCCCACCCATCGCTGACGGTTCCATACCGTGGTGCGGATGCTGGGGCGCAGGATGTGTGTGA
- the LOC125237406 gene encoding uncharacterized protein LOC125237406 isoform X1, translating to MSGMTGASMLRTRRKDVNLKPNRKLDRKSSRGMLFENEELRLRTININAEVERGQSDIKKLKRENDQLKREISALRYEYDRLDRLLRDRKSSPDNSDDSASVCSACPECASVGSGRVFHDLEAVPEEGEEGNKKKQSLGKPWIPPTPKQTRRGAKQASTQTFSGVESPCTCDDCQRPEDIPITKQPTSTQMTPMMPTTAPNTQTQAPERPVDVLIHDNQEPQYFHSVTSPPYHVTTPPPPGFVLAPYQPPRFHTGGNVEDLLGDVQNTPTIQTTFIQQNSVFMCEKKVLQKCCCQKREPAPTTSQDEKQKSYVTEKNIELTYDYPRNTPVNAANVAPSPKSGDEHTTTTTEVASTVVFVERRIPVKPKKFDFFFRSRSAPVGDHEEPIYATVNKLPKRLRRMELANLEKEVAYKSAEPDSSTRTELTLKTDSESQVPHPDDDTSRSEREKSTVPQRPDSPKAKKRKRFSLTFKKRERKRKEKKDKKKETKNGVAKVPVIESDNERLIDKEQEKPKLCTRHRPRNTLSSSSSGPRYKRDSYQEMTTSHSEHERTNSVCSSVNSLASACTHKSRKLSAPPIADGSIPWCGCWGAGCV from the exons ATGTCGGGCATGACTGGCGCGAGTATGCTGCGCACGCGACGCAAAGATGTCAACCTCAAACCCAACCGCAA GTTGGACCGCAAGTCGTCGCGTGGCATGCTCTTCGAGAACGAGGAGCTGCGTCTGCGCACCATCAACATTAACGCGGAAGTCGAGAGAG GGCAGTCAGACATAAAGAAGCTGAAGCGAGAGAATGACCAGCTAAAGCGAGAAATCTCCGCGCTCCGCTACGAGTATGACCGTCTTGACCGCCTGCTGCGCGACCGGAAATCTTCGCCTGACAACTCTGAC GACAGCGCGTCTGTATGCAGTGCGTGTCCCGAATGCGCCAGTGTCGGATCCGGGAGGGTGTTCCATGACCTTGAAGCAGTTCCGGAGGAGGGCGAGGAGGGGAATAAG AAAAAGCAAAGTCTTGGAAAACCATGGATTCCACCCACTCCTAAGCAAACACGTCGCGGGGCTAAGCAAGCCTCAACGCAGACCTTT AGCGGCGTTGAGTCCCCATGCACATGCGACGATTGCCAGCGGCCCGAAGACATTCCCATCACCAAACAACCGACCAGTACTCAGATGACACCCATGATGCCCACCACAGCTCCCAACACACAAACTCAAGCCCCAGAGCGGCCCGTCGATGTCCTCATACACGACAACCAGGAACCGCAGTACTTCCACAGTGTTACCTCTCCCCCCTACCACGTAACCACACCTCCCCCTCCAGGCTTCGTCCTCGCCCCATACCAACCCCCTCGATTCCACACAGGAGGAAACGTTGAAGACTTACTAGGAGATGTCCAAAACACACCTACGATACAAACTACCTTTATCCAGCAGAATTCCGTCTTCATGTGCGAAAAAAAGGTTTTACAAAAATGCTGCTGCCAGAAACGAGAACCGGCACCAACGACGTCGCAAGACGAAAAACAAAAGTCCTATGTGACGGAAAAGAATATAGAACTAACGTATGATTATCCGAGAAACACTCCAGTTAATGCAGCTAATGTAGCTCCTAGTCCTAAGTCTGGAGATGAGCATACAACAACTACAACAGAAGTGGCAAGCACAGTTGTTTTCGTCGAAAGAAGGATACCAGTGAAGCCAAAAAAGTTCGATTTCTTCTTCAGATCTCGATCAGCCCCAGTTGGAGACCACGAAGAACCTATATACGCTACTGTTAATAAATTACCAAAGAGATTAAGACGAATGGAATTAGCCAATTTAGAGAAAGAAGTAGCTTACAAATCTGCCGAACCAGATTCTTCAACGCGTACAGAGCTGACGTTAAAAACCGACTCAGAATCTCAAGTACCTCATCCAGATGACGATACCAGTAGATCTGAAAGAGAAAAGTCCACAGTCCCGCAAAGACCAGATTCTCCTAAAGCGAAGAAGCGGAAAAGATTCTCGCTGACTTTTAAAAAGAGGGAGAGAAAAAGAAAAGAGAAGAAGGATAAGAAGAAAGAGACGAAGAATGGTGTGGCGAAGGTGCCGGTGATAGAGAGTGATAATGAGCGGTTgatagataaggaacaggagaAGCCTAAGCTTTGCACGCGGCATCGGCCGAGGAACACGTTGTCATCGTCAAGCTCTGGCCCGCGGTACAAGCGGGATAGCTATCAG GAGATGACGACATCCCACTCTGAGCACGAGCGAACCAACAGTGTCTGCTCCTCAGTCAACTCTCTGGCGTCAGCGTGTACACACAAATCCAGGAAACTCTCCGCCCCACCCATCGCTGACGGTTCCATACCGTGGTGCGGATGCTGGGGCGCAGGATGTGTGTGA
- the LOC125237406 gene encoding uncharacterized protein LOC125237406 isoform X4 produces the protein MTVLTACCATGNLRLTTLTASVCSACPECASVGSGRVFHDLEAVPEEGEEGNKKKQSLGKPWIPPTPKQTRRGAKQASTQTFSGVESPCTCDDCQRPEDIPITKQPTSTQMTPMMPTTAPNTQTQAPERPVDVLIHDNQEPQYFHSVTSPPYHVTTPPPPGFVLAPYQPPRFHTGGNVEDLLGDVQNTPTIQTTFIQQNSVFMCEKKVLQKCCCQKREPAPTTSQDEKQKSYVTEKNIELTYDYPRNTPVNAANVAPSPKSGDEHTTTTTEVASTVVFVERRIPVKPKKFDFFFRSRSAPVGDHEEPIYATVNKLPKRLRRMELANLEKEVAYKSAEPDSSTRTELTLKTDSESQVPHPDDDTSRSEREKSTVPQRPDSPKAKKRKRFSLTFKKRERKRKEKKDKKKETKNGVAKVPVIESDNERLIDKEQEKPKLCTRHRPRNTLSSSSSGPRYKRDSYQEMTTSHSEHERTNSVCSSVNSLASACTHKSRKLSAPPIADGSIPWCGCWGAGCV, from the exons ATGACCGTCTTGACCGCCTGCTGCGCGACCGGAAATCTTCGCCTGACAACTCTGAC CGCGTCTGTATGCAGTGCGTGTCCCGAATGCGCCAGTGTCGGATCCGGGAGGGTGTTCCATGACCTTGAAGCAGTTCCGGAGGAGGGCGAGGAGGGGAATAAG AAAAAGCAAAGTCTTGGAAAACCATGGATTCCACCCACTCCTAAGCAAACACGTCGCGGGGCTAAGCAAGCCTCAACGCAGACCTTT AGCGGCGTTGAGTCCCCATGCACATGCGACGATTGCCAGCGGCCCGAAGACATTCCCATCACCAAACAACCGACCAGTACTCAGATGACACCCATGATGCCCACCACAGCTCCCAACACACAAACTCAAGCCCCAGAGCGGCCCGTCGATGTCCTCATACACGACAACCAGGAACCGCAGTACTTCCACAGTGTTACCTCTCCCCCCTACCACGTAACCACACCTCCCCCTCCAGGCTTCGTCCTCGCCCCATACCAACCCCCTCGATTCCACACAGGAGGAAACGTTGAAGACTTACTAGGAGATGTCCAAAACACACCTACGATACAAACTACCTTTATCCAGCAGAATTCCGTCTTCATGTGCGAAAAAAAGGTTTTACAAAAATGCTGCTGCCAGAAACGAGAACCGGCACCAACGACGTCGCAAGACGAAAAACAAAAGTCCTATGTGACGGAAAAGAATATAGAACTAACGTATGATTATCCGAGAAACACTCCAGTTAATGCAGCTAATGTAGCTCCTAGTCCTAAGTCTGGAGATGAGCATACAACAACTACAACAGAAGTGGCAAGCACAGTTGTTTTCGTCGAAAGAAGGATACCAGTGAAGCCAAAAAAGTTCGATTTCTTCTTCAGATCTCGATCAGCCCCAGTTGGAGACCACGAAGAACCTATATACGCTACTGTTAATAAATTACCAAAGAGATTAAGACGAATGGAATTAGCCAATTTAGAGAAAGAAGTAGCTTACAAATCTGCCGAACCAGATTCTTCAACGCGTACAGAGCTGACGTTAAAAACCGACTCAGAATCTCAAGTACCTCATCCAGATGACGATACCAGTAGATCTGAAAGAGAAAAGTCCACAGTCCCGCAAAGACCAGATTCTCCTAAAGCGAAGAAGCGGAAAAGATTCTCGCTGACTTTTAAAAAGAGGGAGAGAAAAAGAAAAGAGAAGAAGGATAAGAAGAAAGAGACGAAGAATGGTGTGGCGAAGGTGCCGGTGATAGAGAGTGATAATGAGCGGTTgatagataaggaacaggagaAGCCTAAGCTTTGCACGCGGCATCGGCCGAGGAACACGTTGTCATCGTCAAGCTCTGGCCCGCGGTACAAGCGGGATAGCTATCAG GAGATGACGACATCCCACTCTGAGCACGAGCGAACCAACAGTGTCTGCTCCTCAGTCAACTCTCTGGCGTCAGCGTGTACACACAAATCCAGGAAACTCTCCGCCCCACCCATCGCTGACGGTTCCATACCGTGGTGCGGATGCTGGGGCGCAGGATGTGTGTGA